Below is a window of Rhodopseudomonas sp. P2A-2r DNA.
GGACCGGATCGGGATCGGCATGCCGCGCAAAACTGCGGCGCAGCAGCGGCGTGTCGATGGCCCCCGGTGCGATGGCATTGACGCGAATGCCGTCGGTGGCAAAGTCCACCGCCATGGTGCGGGTCAGGCTGAGGATCGCGCCCTTGGACGCAATATAGGCGCTGTTGCCCTTGCCGCCGGCTATGGCCAGCTGCGAGGCAACGGTGACGATCGAGCCCTTGCGCTGTCGCTGCATCTGAGGCACCGCCGCGCGCGCCCACAGCCAGGTGCCGCCCACATTGGTGCGGAACACCGCATCCCAATCCTCCGGCGCGGTGGTCACCACCGTGCCGCCGACGGAGAAGCCGGCGGAGGTCATGAGGATGTCGAGCCGGCCGCGCTGGCCCACGATATGCTCAACCGTTCCGGACGCGTATTCGCCGTCGCCGACATCGCCGACGTGGA
It encodes the following:
- a CDS encoding SDR family oxidoreductase; its protein translation is MRLHGRTAIITGAGSGIGRASALLFAREGVFVALVDRDEAGLQETLAEIQDAKGDASIHVGDVGDGEYASGTVEHIVGQRGRLDILMTSAGFSVGGTVVTTAPEDWDAVFRTNVGGTWLWARAAVPQMQRQRKGSIVTVASQLAIAGGKGNSAYIASKGAILSLTRTMAVDFATDGIRVNAIAPGAIDTPLLRRSFARHADPDPVREASRNRHAMKRFGEAVEVAEAALYLASDASSFTTGTVLPVDGGWLAA